A region of Salvelinus namaycush isolate Seneca chromosome 9, SaNama_1.0, whole genome shotgun sequence DNA encodes the following proteins:
- the adal gene encoding adenosine deaminase-like protein isoform X2 gives MEKEADLFYRQLPKVELHAHLNGSVSLSTIEKLVARKPHLNIEHGMTAIRSGQRRTLDECFQVFKVIHQLVDTEEDILMVAKDVIREFAADGVKYLELRSTPRKEKTTGMTKRRFLVAVDRRNGAEVAMETVKLAEDFMLSTDGLVVGLDLSGDPTVGHGRDLLPALQKAKNCGLKLSLHLSEVPSQADESELLLNIPPDRIGHGTFLHPEVGGSQSLVDKVRKHNTPLELCLTSNVKGQTVSSYSQHHFLYWYQMGHPSVICTDDKGVFCTDLSKEYQLAASTFNLSQEDMWTLSQKAIDCTFAPDLKQQLHQKWLELRPTLFQL, from the exons ATGGAGAAGGAGGCTGATTTATTCTACCGACAGCTGCCAAAAGTG GAGCTTCATGCCCATCTCAATGGCTCTGTCAGCTTATCAACCATCGAGAAACTCGTGGCTCGAAAGCCACATCTCAACATCGAACACGGCATGACTGCTATTCGCAGTGGTCAGCGGAGGACACTGGATGA GTGTTTCCAGGTCTTCAAAGTCATCCATCAGTTAGTAGATACAGAGGAGGACATTCTTATG GTTGCCAAAGATGTCATCAGGGAGTTCGCAGCTGATGGAGTAAAATATCTAGAACTGAGAAGTACCCCACGAAAGGAGAAGACCACAG GAATGACAAAGAGAAG GTTCCTGGTAGCTGTTGACCGTAGGAATGGAGCTGAGGTTGCTATGGAGACTGTTAAACTGGCAGAGGACTTCATGCTGTCTACCGATGGTCTGGTGGTGGGGCTGGACCTCAGTGGAGATCCTACG GTGGGCCATGGCAGAGATCTCCTTCCCGCCTTGCAAAAAGCCAAGAACTGTGGACTAAAACTCTCTCTACACCTGTCAGAG GTGCCATCTCAGGCAGACGAATCAGAGCTGCTGCTAAACATTCCACCTGACCGGATTGGTCATGGGACTTTCTTACACCCTGAAGTGGGCGGGTCACAAAGCCTGGTTGACAAAGTGCGGAAGCATAACACACCTCTGG AACTATGCCTAACCTCTAATGTCAAGGGTCAGACAGTGTCATCCTATTCTCAACATCACTTCCTGTACTGGTACCAAATGGGACACCCTAGTGTGATCTGT ACAGACGACAAGGGGGTGTTCTGCACGGACTTGTCCAAGGAGTACCAGTTGGCAGCCTCTACCTTCAACCTCAGTCAGGAGGACATGTGGACTCTGTCCCAGAAGGCGATAGACTGCACCTTCGCCCCAGACCTAAAGCAGCAGCTACACCAGAAGTGGCTGGAGCTACGGCCAACCCTGTTCCAGTTATGA
- the nat10 gene encoding RNA cytidine acetyltransferase, protein MATFRKKIDNRIRVQIDNGVSEQHRTMFVVVGDHGRDQVVILHHMLSKAAVRARPSVLWCYKKELGFSSNRKKRMRQLQKKIKTGTLNIKQDDPFELFVAATNIRYCYYNETHKILGNTYGMCVLQDFEALTPNLLARTVETVEGGGIVVILLRTVNSLKQLYTMTMDVHSRYRTEAHQDVVGRFNERFILSLSSCKTCVVIDDQLNVLPISSHIANIKPVPPKTQEDSLSPREQELKELKESLQDTQPVGVLVDSCKTMDQAKAVLKFIEAISEKTLRSTVALTAARGRGKSAALGLAVAGAVAFGYSNIFITSPSPDNLHTLFEFIFKGFDALQYQEHLDYEIIQSLNPEFSKAVVRVNIFKEHRQTIQYIHPADSVKLGQAELLVIDEAAAIPLPLVKKLLGPYLVFMASTINGYEGTGRSLSLKLIQQLRQQSSESQQSLSAENRSTNTARLNAARSLQEVSLHESIRYAMGDPVEKWLNELLCLDCLNIPRVISGCPLPQTCDLYYVNRDTLFCYHKASEAFLQRLMALYVASHYKNSPNDLQMLSDAPAHHLFCLLPPVPPKQNSLPEVLAVIQVCLEGEISRQSILNSLSRGKKASGDLIPWTVSEQFQDPEFGSLSGGRVVRIAVNPDYQGMGYGSRAVQQLQLYYEGQFPYMDENAQTANSQITSVTSEAVSLLEEVLHPRKDLPPLLLKLSERRAERLEYLGVSYGLTPPLLKFWKKAGFVPVYLRQTPNDLTGEHSLVMLKELNTAEAPEQGQWLSAFWKDFRRRFLSLLSYQFSSFSPSMALNILQNKSATKTDASSALSSSELSGQFSPYDLKRLEMYSRNMVDYHLIMDLIPAVARMFFLKQLGDVTLSAAQCALLLGVGLQHKSVDQLEKEIDLPSSQLMGLFNRLIRKVVQFFNRIQEKAIEAEMVVSKDISMEPTVKTLNDDLDEAAKEFQEKHKQDMEKVKEMDLQQYLIRGDHEEWDQVLKKAGQTAVVSIKSDKKRKYEQPRPDKNEGGDTRHGKLKKKTKKGGGKEKNKFEKRPL, encoded by the exons CAACCGAAAGAAGCGCATGCGTCAGCTCCAGAAGAAGATCAAGACCGGCACCCTGAACATTAAGCAAGACGACCCCTTTGAGCTGTTTGTCGCTGCCACGAACATCCGCTACTGCTACTACAACGAGACACACAAGATTCTTGGAAACACGTACGGCATGTGCGTCCTGCAG gaCTTTGAGGCTCTCACTCCCAATCTCCTGGCTCGAACTGTGGAGACTGTGGAAGGCGGAGGGATCGTGGTGATTCTTCTCAGGACGGTCAACTCACTCAAGCAGCTGTACACAATGACTATG GATGTTCATTCTCGCTACAGGACCGAGGCCCATCAGGACGTGGTGGGAAGGTTCAATGAGAG GTTCATCCTATCTCTGTCGTCCTGTAAGACGTGCGTTGTCATTGACGACCAGCTCAACGTCCTGCCCATCTCCAGCCACATTGCCAACATCAAGCCTGTTCCTCCCAAGACTCAG GAGGACAGTCTTTCGCCACGGGAACAGGAGCTGAAGGAGTTAAAGGAGTCTCTACAGGACACGCAGCCTGTTGGTGTGCTGGTGGACAGCTGCAAGACCATGGACCAG GCCAAGGCGGTGCTGAAGTTCATCGAGGCCATCTCAGAGAAGACCCTGCGGAGCACTGTGGCTCTGACTGCAGCTAGAGGCAGGGGCAAGTCTGCAGCGCTGGGACTGGCTGTGGCTGGGGCTGTGGCATTTGG CTACTCCAACATCTTCATCACCTCCCCCAGCCCAGACAACCTGCACACTCTGTTTGAATTCATCTTCAAAGGCTTCGATGCCCTTCAATACCAG GAGCACCTGGACTATGAGATCATCCAGTCTCTGAACCCTGAGTTCAGCAAGGCTGTGGTTCGAGTCAACATCTTTAAGGAGCATAGACAGACGATTCAGTACATCCACCCAGCTGATTCAGTGAAGCTGGGTCAGGCTGAGCTGCTGGTGATAGATGAGGCTGCAGCCATCCCCCTTCCTCTGGTCAAGAAGCTGCTCGGACCATACCTGGTCTTCATGGCCTCCACCATCAACGG GTATGAGGGCACCGGTCGTTCTCTCTCCCTGAAGTTGATCCAACAGTTGAGGCAGCAGAGTTCAGAGAGCCAGCAGAGTCTGTCAGCAGAGAACAGGAGCACCAACACAGCCAGGCTAAATGCAG CTCGCTCCCTCCAAGAGGTGTCCCTCCATGAGTCCATCCGTTATGCCATGGGAGACCCTGTAGAGAAGTGGCTCAACGAGCTGCTGTGTCTGGACTGTCTAAACATCCCCAGAGTCATCTCTGGCTGCCCCCTGCCACAGACCTGCGACCT ATACTATGTGAACAGAGACACACTGTTCTGCTACCACAAGGCATCTGAGGCCTTCCTACAGAGACTCATGGCTCTCTATGTGGCTTCGCACTACAAG AACTCTCCCAACGACCTGCAGATGTTGTCAGACGCCCCGGCACATCACCTCTTCTGCCTACTGCCTCCTGTTCCTCCCAAACAGAACTCACTGCCAGAGGTCCTGGCTGTCATACAG GTGTGTCTGGAAGGAGAGATCTCTCGTCAGTCCATCCTCAACAGTCTGTCCAGAGGAAAGAAGGCTTCCGGTGACCTCATCCCCTGGACCGTGTCAGAGCAG TTCCAAGACCCAGAGTTTGGCAGTCTGTCTGGAGGCAGGGTGGTGCGCATCGCTGTCAACCCTGACTATCAGGGG ATGGGTTATGGCTCCAGAGCAGTGCAACAGTTACAGCTGTACTACGAGGGTCAGTTCCCCTACATGGATGAGAACGCACAGACCGCTAACAGCCAGATCACCTCTGTCACCAGCGAG GCGGTGAGCCTCCTAGAAGAGGTGTTGCACCCTAGGAAAGACCTCCCTCCTCTGCTTCTGAAGCTGAGTGAGAGGAGGGCCGAGAGACTAGAATACCTGGGAGTATCCTATGGCCTCACACCTCCGCTGCTCAA GTTTTGGAAGAAAGCTGGTTTTGTCCCTGTCTATTTGCGGCAAACCCCT AATGACCTGACGGGGGAGCACTCATTGGTGATGTTGAAGGAGCTCAACACAGCGGAGGCTCCTGAACAGGGCCAGTGGCTGTCTGCCTTCTGGAAAG ATTTCCGTCGGcgcttcctgtctctgctctcctaCCAGTTCAGCAGCTTCTCTCCCAGTATGGCCCTCAACATCCTGCAGAACAAGAGCGCCACCAAGACGGATGCCAGCTCCG CCCTGAGCAGTTCTGAGCTGTCTGGTCAGTTCAGCCCCTATGATCTGAAGCGTCTGGAGATGTACTCTAGGAACATGGTGGACTACCACCTCATCATGGACCTCATCCCTGCCGTGGCACGCATGTTCTTCCTCAAACAGCTGGGAGACGTGACCCTGTCCGCCGCACAGTGT GCTCTGTTGCTAGGTGTGGGGCTGCAGCATAAATCAGTGGACCAGCTGGAGAAGGAGATTGACCTGCCCAGCTCTCAGCTCATGGGACTGTTCAACCGCCTCATCAGGAAAGTAGTGCAG TTCTTCAACAGAATCCAGGAGAAGGCCATTGAGGCAGAGATGGTTGTATCTAAAGACATCTCCATGGAGCCCACGGTCAAAACCCTCAATGATGATCTA GATGAGGCAGCCAAAGAGTTCCAGGAGAAACACAAACAGGACATGGAGAAGGTCAAGGAGATGGACCTGCAACAGTACCTGATCCGAGGAGATCACGAGGAATGGGACCAGGTGTTGAAGAAAGcaggacagacagctgttgtCAGTATAAAGAG TGACAAGAAGAGGAAGTATGAGCAGCCGAGGCCAGACAAAAACGAGGGAGGAGATACACGACACGGCAAACTgaagaagaagacgaagaaggGAGGAGGCAAGGAGAAGAACAAGTTTGAAAAGAGGCCGTTATAG
- the adal gene encoding adenosine deaminase-like protein isoform X1, producing the protein MEKEADLFYRQLPKVELHAHLNGSVSLSTIEKLVARKPHLNIEHGMTAIRSGQRRTLDECFQVFKVIHQLVDTEEDILMVAKDVIREFAADGVKYLELRSTPRKEKTTGMTKRRYVETVIEAIRQCKNEGVDIEVRFLVAVDRRNGAEVAMETVKLAEDFMLSTDGLVVGLDLSGDPTVGHGRDLLPALQKAKNCGLKLSLHLSEVPSQADESELLLNIPPDRIGHGTFLHPEVGGSQSLVDKVRKHNTPLELCLTSNVKGQTVSSYSQHHFLYWYQMGHPSVICTDDKGVFCTDLSKEYQLAASTFNLSQEDMWTLSQKAIDCTFAPDLKQQLHQKWLELRPTLFQL; encoded by the exons ATGGAGAAGGAGGCTGATTTATTCTACCGACAGCTGCCAAAAGTG GAGCTTCATGCCCATCTCAATGGCTCTGTCAGCTTATCAACCATCGAGAAACTCGTGGCTCGAAAGCCACATCTCAACATCGAACACGGCATGACTGCTATTCGCAGTGGTCAGCGGAGGACACTGGATGA GTGTTTCCAGGTCTTCAAAGTCATCCATCAGTTAGTAGATACAGAGGAGGACATTCTTATG GTTGCCAAAGATGTCATCAGGGAGTTCGCAGCTGATGGAGTAAAATATCTAGAACTGAGAAGTACCCCACGAAAGGAGAAGACCACAG GAATGACAAAGAGAAGGTATGTGGAAACCGTCATCGAGGCCATCCGTCAATGTAAAAATGAGGGAGTTGACATTGAAGTCAG GTTCCTGGTAGCTGTTGACCGTAGGAATGGAGCTGAGGTTGCTATGGAGACTGTTAAACTGGCAGAGGACTTCATGCTGTCTACCGATGGTCTGGTGGTGGGGCTGGACCTCAGTGGAGATCCTACG GTGGGCCATGGCAGAGATCTCCTTCCCGCCTTGCAAAAAGCCAAGAACTGTGGACTAAAACTCTCTCTACACCTGTCAGAG GTGCCATCTCAGGCAGACGAATCAGAGCTGCTGCTAAACATTCCACCTGACCGGATTGGTCATGGGACTTTCTTACACCCTGAAGTGGGCGGGTCACAAAGCCTGGTTGACAAAGTGCGGAAGCATAACACACCTCTGG AACTATGCCTAACCTCTAATGTCAAGGGTCAGACAGTGTCATCCTATTCTCAACATCACTTCCTGTACTGGTACCAAATGGGACACCCTAGTGTGATCTGT ACAGACGACAAGGGGGTGTTCTGCACGGACTTGTCCAAGGAGTACCAGTTGGCAGCCTCTACCTTCAACCTCAGTCAGGAGGACATGTGGACTCTGTCCCAGAAGGCGATAGACTGCACCTTCGCCCCAGACCTAAAGCAGCAGCTACACCAGAAGTGGCTGGAGCTACGGCCAACCCTGTTCCAGTTATGA